In a single window of the Eshraghiella crossota genome:
- a CDS encoding flagellar hook-basal body protein, with protein sequence MMRALYTAASGMIAQQTNVDVISNNLANVNSTGYKASTAEFKSLLYQTLQSRSTSANGDDKPIPAQVGTGARTAAITTHFSQGSLIDSTSTFAFGLEGDGLFGLMNPDGEIVYTRNGDFTVGKTNDGGFMICSSDGYPVVDSDGNPIQFSGEYDVSNLVITSDGSFYYRVIEEKPDENGNMHKTERLDDLETRMGVFQFTNPSGLDSIGSSLYKETEASGIAMEEGTYTELKRTKVCQGRLEASNVQVADEMVNLIVAQRAYEMNSKAIQAADDMLGQANQLKR encoded by the coding sequence ATGATGAGAGCACTTTATACTGCAGCATCAGGAATGATTGCACAGCAGACTAATGTAGATGTAATTTCCAATAATCTTGCTAACGTTAATTCCACAGGATACAAGGCATCTACAGCAGAATTTAAATCGTTATTGTATCAGACATTACAGAGCCGTTCCACAAGCGCTAACGGTGATGATAAACCTATTCCTGCGCAGGTGGGAACAGGAGCAAGAACAGCGGCAATAACAACACATTTCAGCCAGGGTTCACTTATTGATTCCACAAGTACATTTGCCTTTGGACTTGAGGGCGACGGACTTTTCGGACTTATGAATCCGGATGGCGAGATAGTATATACAAGAAACGGCGATTTTACAGTCGGAAAGACCAATGACGGCGGTTTTATGATATGTTCGTCAGATGGATATCCTGTTGTGGATTCAGATGGTAATCCGATACAGTTCTCTGGCGAATATGATGTTTCCAACCTTGTTATTACATCAGATGGTTCGTTTTATTACAGGGTTATTGAAGAAAAGCCTGATGAAAATGGCAATATGCACAAGACCGAACGTCTTGATGACCTTGAGACCAGAATGGGTGTGTTCCAGTTTACCAACCCATCAGGACTTGACAGCATAGGAAGTTCTCTTTATAAAGAGACCGAGGCTTCAGGTATTGCAATGGAGGAAGGAACTTACACAGAGCTTAAGAGAACCAAGGTATGTCAGGGAAGACTTGAGGCATCCAATGTACAGGTTGCAGATGAGATGGTTAATCTAATTGTGGCACAGAGGGCTTACGAAATGAATTCAAAAGCAATACAGGCAGCAGATGACATGTTAGGACAGGCTAACCAGCTTAAGAGGTAA
- the flgF gene encoding flagellar basal-body rod protein FlgF, whose amino-acid sequence MVRALYTGATGMVNEMKRLDVVSNNLANSATTAYKKEGATSQAFKDMLAIKINDETDSYIDRPIGYMSLGVKIGETYTDYSTGNLRETGNTYDLALSGNGFFAISYADKNGTESVRYTRDGSFTVNSEGILMTKDGDFVLGDDGGLITIPVGTEVSINESGIIEADGEEVARLQITDFEDYDYLKKFGENMYTAIDGATTKAAQGKVYQGYLESSNVNVVSEMVNMITIARDYESSQKVIQSIDSTLERAVNLGQL is encoded by the coding sequence ATGGTAAGAGCGTTATATACAGGTGCCACGGGCATGGTTAATGAGATGAAAAGACTTGATGTGGTCAGCAATAATTTAGCTAACTCTGCAACAACAGCTTATAAAAAGGAAGGCGCAACATCGCAGGCATTTAAGGATATGTTAGCTATCAAGATTAATGATGAGACAGACAGCTACATTGACAGACCTATCGGATATATGAGCCTTGGAGTAAAGATTGGTGAGACATATACCGATTATTCAACAGGCAATTTAAGAGAGACAGGCAATACCTACGATCTGGCATTAAGCGGGAATGGATTCTTTGCGATTTCATACGCTGATAAGAACGGAACTGAATCTGTAAGATATACAAGGGACGGTAGTTTTACCGTTAACTCTGAAGGGATTCTTATGACCAAGGATGGCGATTTCGTTTTAGGGGATGATGGTGGTCTTATTACAATTCCTGTCGGAACGGAAGTTTCGATTAACGAATCGGGAATAATTGAAGCAGATGGCGAAGAAGTAGCCAGACTTCAGATTACCGATTTTGAAGACTATGATTATCTGAAAAAATTTGGCGAGAATATGTATACAGCCATCGATGGCGCAACAACTAAAGCTGCACAGGGCAAAGTGTATCAGGGATACCTTGAAAGCTCTAATGTTAATGTGGTTTCCGAAATGGTTAATATGATTACCATTGCAAGGGACTACGAGAGCAGCCAGAAAGTTATACAGTCCATCGATTCAACCCTTGAAAGAGCTGTTAATCTGGGACAGTTATAA
- a CDS encoding rod shape-determining protein: protein MISTDIGIDLGTASILVYIKGKGVVLKEPSVVAFDRDTNKIKAIGEEARLMLGRTPGNIVAVRPLRQGVISDYTVTEKMLKYFIQKALGKKILKKPRISVCVPSGVTEVEKKAVEDATYQAGAREVAIIEEPIAAAIGAGIDISRPCGNMIVDIGGGTTDIAVISLGGTVVSTSIKIAGDDFDEAIIRYMRKKHNLLIGERTAEDIKIKIGSAYPSAEAVSMDIRGRNLVTGLPKTVTVTSTETEEALKEATAQIVEAIHSVLEKTPPELAADIADRGIVLTGGGSLLQGLEELIEEKTGINTMTAEDPMTAVAIGTGKFIEFLAGER, encoded by the coding sequence ATGATCAGTACAGATATTGGAATCGATTTAGGTACAGCCAGCATCCTTGTTTATATTAAGGGCAAAGGTGTTGTTTTGAAGGAGCCGTCAGTGGTTGCTTTTGATAGAGATACGAATAAAATTAAGGCAATCGGAGAAGAAGCAAGGCTTATGCTTGGAAGAACTCCGGGCAATATTGTTGCCGTAAGACCTTTGAGACAGGGTGTTATTTCGGATTATACGGTAACAGAGAAGATGCTTAAGTATTTTATACAGAAAGCACTCGGTAAGAAAATTCTTAAAAAACCCCGTATAAGTGTGTGTGTTCCCAGCGGAGTTACCGAGGTTGAGAAGAAAGCAGTAGAAGATGCGACTTATCAGGCAGGAGCAAGAGAGGTTGCAATTATTGAAGAACCGATAGCAGCAGCAATCGGTGCAGGCATAGATATATCAAGACCATGTGGTAACATGATAGTTGATATTGGCGGCGGTACAACGGATATTGCGGTTATTTCACTTGGAGGAACCGTAGTAAGTACCTCAATTAAAATCGCCGGAGATGATTTTGATGAAGCAATTATAAGATATATGCGTAAGAAGCATAATCTTCTTATCGGTGAAAGAACTGCTGAGGATATTAAGATTAAGATAGGAAGTGCTTATCCTAGTGCTGAAGCAGTGTCTATGGATATCAGAGGACGTAATCTTGTGACAGGTCTTCCTAAGACAGTTACGGTTACATCTACAGAAACGGAAGAAGCACTTAAGGAAGCTACAGCACAGATAGTTGAAGCTATCCATAGTGTTCTTGAAAAAACACCGCCTGAACTGGCAGCAGATATAGCTGACAGAGGAATAGTCCTCACAGGTGGCGGAAGCCTTTTACAGGGACTTGAGGAACTCATTGAAGAGAAGACAGGTATCAATACAATGACAGCGGAAGATCCTATGACCGCAGTTGCTATAGGTACCGGAAAATTTATTGAATTCCTTGCCGGTGAAAGATAA
- a CDS encoding TrkH family potassium uptake protein codes for MNSSIIRYILGSVLKLEGALMALPCLVSVIYKEEEGLSYLVVALGCLAFGFLLTFKKPKDTVFYLKEGCVSTALSWIMLSIFGCIPFVLTKEIPSFTNALFETISGFTTTGATILDDVESLSHTSMFWRSFTHWIGGMGVLVFLLAVVPLSGGSNVNLMRAESPGPSFGKLVPKLKTTARLLYLIYFGLTIIQIILLICGRMPVFDAITTSFGTAGTGGFGIKNDSIAGYSLYIKWVVTIFMILFGVNFNAYYLILYKKFKSAFAMEEVKAYLIIIIVSVVCIFFNILKMSTSAVNAITDSAFQVASIITTTGFSTTDFNLWPEASKTILVILMFIGACAGSTGGGIKVSRLVILIKSLGKETDSYIHPKIIKKIKMDGKPVEHEVVRSVNVYFLTFIIIFTVSVLLVSLENKDFTTNFTAVAATINNVGPGLSKVGPICNFGGFSALSKYVMMFDMLAGRLELFPLLILFHPAIIREIFSSKRKSRV; via the coding sequence ATGAATAGTTCGATAATACGATATATTTTAGGATCCGTTTTAAAATTAGAAGGGGCACTTATGGCTCTGCCATGCCTTGTTTCCGTTATTTACAAAGAGGAAGAAGGCCTTTCTTATCTGGTAGTGGCACTGGGATGCCTTGCATTTGGTTTTTTGCTTACATTCAAAAAACCGAAGGATACGGTGTTTTATTTAAAAGAAGGATGCGTTTCCACAGCACTTAGCTGGATTATGCTCAGTATTTTCGGATGTATACCATTTGTGCTTACAAAGGAAATACCGTCATTTACCAATGCTCTTTTTGAGACAATATCCGGATTCACCACAACCGGAGCAACCATACTTGACGATGTGGAATCGTTATCCCATACGTCGATGTTCTGGCGAAGCTTTACCCACTGGATAGGTGGTATGGGTGTTCTTGTATTCCTGCTGGCAGTTGTACCGCTTAGCGGCGGCTCTAATGTAAATCTGATGAGGGCAGAAAGCCCGGGACCGAGTTTTGGAAAGCTTGTTCCTAAGCTGAAAACAACAGCCAGACTTTTATACCTTATATATTTCGGACTTACTATTATACAGATTATATTGCTTATCTGCGGAAGAATGCCTGTATTTGATGCCATAACTACGAGTTTCGGTACTGCAGGTACCGGTGGATTCGGTATCAAAAATGACAGTATAGCGGGATATTCACTTTATATAAAATGGGTTGTTACAATCTTTATGATACTCTTCGGGGTTAATTTTAACGCATATTATCTTATACTTTATAAGAAATTCAAAAGTGCGTTTGCTATGGAGGAGGTAAAGGCCTATCTTATAATAATTATTGTTTCCGTTGTATGTATCTTTTTTAACATACTTAAGATGTCAACAAGTGCCGTAAATGCCATTACGGATTCAGCATTCCAGGTTGCTTCAATTATTACAACTACAGGTTTTTCTACCACTGATTTTAATCTGTGGCCTGAGGCATCCAAAACCATACTTGTCATATTAATGTTTATCGGTGCCTGTGCGGGAAGTACGGGTGGAGGTATTAAAGTATCAAGATTAGTTATTCTTATTAAGTCATTGGGAAAGGAAACTGATTCATATATCCATCCTAAAATAATCAAGAAGATTAAAATGGATGGGAAGCCCGTAGAACACGAGGTTGTGCGTTCTGTTAATGTATATTTTCTGACATTTATAATTATTTTTACGGTTTCAGTTTTACTTGTTTCACTGGAAAATAAGGATTTTACTACCAATTTTACAGCGGTTGCGGCTACAATCAATAATGTAGGACCGGGACTTTCAAAAGTCGGACCCATCTGCAATTTCGGAGGCTTTTCCGCACTAAGCAAATACGTTATGATGTTTGATATGCTGGCGGGAAGACTGGAACTTTTTCCACTGCTGATATTATTCCATCCTGCAATCATAAGAGAAATATTCAGTAGCAAAAGAAAAAGCAGGGTATAG
- the trkA gene encoding Trk system potassium transporter TrkA, with protein MAGTGNSTKKSLNVIIVGCGKVGSTLVEQLRHEGNDVTIIDKNSEKVQTLANTYDVMGVIGNGASFSTQLEAGINKADLFIAVTDSDELNLLCCTVAKRVGNPAAIARVHDPDYSKDTAYLRDKLGLTLIINPEYEAAKEISRILFLPSALEINSFAHGQAEMIKLKIESGNPLDGMAIMNINTLAKEVLICAVERDGEIIIPSGNFVLKAGDKISFVAQRSRAVPFLKNIGILTGKVKNTMIVGGGKVSYYLADQLIKRGISVKIIEKNKARCEQLSVLLPKAVIINGDGTDEDTLNEEGLGMAASFVPLTGIDEENILLTLHARKHSNAKVVTEINRSSFKDVINSLDLGSVVYPRYITSEAIIAYARAKKDSVGSNIETLYHLFGSRAEAIEFSIKESSEVTGIPIKDLCLHKNLLLCFINRNGRIIIPTGNDTIEVGDTVMVMTTHSGFNDIQDILRK; from the coding sequence ATGGCTGGTACAGGCAATTCAACCAAAAAATCCCTGAATGTTATTATTGTCGGGTGCGGTAAAGTAGGTTCTACACTTGTTGAACAGTTACGTCACGAGGGCAATGATGTTACGATAATTGATAAAAACAGTGAAAAAGTACAGACACTTGCTAATACATATGATGTGATGGGCGTTATCGGAAACGGAGCCAGCTTCAGCACACAGCTTGAAGCCGGAATCAATAAGGCCGATCTTTTTATTGCGGTTACCGATTCGGATGAACTTAATCTTTTATGCTGCACGGTAGCTAAGAGAGTAGGTAATCCTGCTGCGATAGCAAGGGTACATGACCCTGATTACAGCAAGGACACCGCATATCTCAGGGATAAGCTTGGACTTACCCTTATTATTAATCCTGAATATGAAGCAGCCAAGGAAATATCAAGAATACTTTTTCTGCCATCCGCACTTGAAATTAACTCTTTTGCACACGGACAGGCAGAGATGATAAAGCTCAAAATTGAATCCGGCAATCCTCTTGACGGAATGGCAATCATGAATATTAACACACTTGCCAAGGAAGTGCTTATATGTGCAGTTGAAAGAGATGGAGAGATAATTATCCCATCAGGTAATTTTGTTTTAAAGGCTGGAGATAAGATTTCTTTTGTGGCACAACGTTCAAGGGCAGTACCATTTCTTAAGAACATAGGAATACTTACAGGAAAGGTTAAGAATACAATGATAGTCGGTGGTGGTAAAGTAAGTTATTATCTTGCCGACCAGCTTATAAAGAGAGGAATCTCAGTTAAGATAATTGAGAAGAACAAAGCCAGATGTGAACAGCTTAGTGTACTTCTTCCTAAGGCCGTTATAATTAACGGGGACGGAACGGACGAGGACACTCTTAATGAAGAGGGACTTGGTATGGCAGCTTCTTTTGTACCTCTTACGGGAATAGATGAAGAAAATATCCTCCTTACGCTTCATGCAAGAAAGCACAGTAATGCCAAGGTTGTAACGGAAATCAACCGTTCTTCTTTTAAGGATGTAATTAATTCCCTTGATTTGGGAAGTGTGGTATATCCAAGATATATCACCTCTGAAGCTATTATTGCTTATGCAAGAGCAAAAAAGGATTCGGTGGGAAGCAACATCGAGACTTTATATCATTTGTTTGGTTCAAGGGCAGAGGCAATAGAATTTAGCATTAAGGAATCCTCTGAAGTTACGGGCATTCCGATTAAGGATTTATGCCTGCATAAGAACCTTTTGTTATGTTTCATTAACAGAAACGGCAGGATAATTATTCCTACAGGTAATGACACAATTGAAGTCGGTGATACCGTAATGGTAATGACCACACATTCGGGATTTAATGATATTCAGGATATATTGAGGAAGTAA
- a CDS encoding helix-turn-helix domain-containing protein gives MSYNEGYYHARGNEMGRKSIKENKTRFQLSRENAGFTREGAAATLEFISADRIEKIENEKTFPRPEEVIAMSESYNDITLCNYYCTHCCDIGQKYMPEIKTKELSQITLEMLATLNILTKQKDRLIEITVDGHISEDEKIDFLNIRNNLDDMALAIESLKLWIRNTID, from the coding sequence ATGAGTTATAATGAAGGATATTATCACGCCAGAGGGAATGAAATGGGAAGAAAATCAATAAAAGAGAATAAGACAAGGTTTCAATTAAGCAGGGAAAATGCCGGATTTACGAGGGAGGGAGCTGCTGCAACATTGGAATTTATATCAGCAGACAGAATTGAGAAAATAGAAAATGAAAAGACTTTTCCACGCCCTGAGGAAGTTATTGCAATGTCAGAGAGTTATAATGATATAACGCTTTGCAATTATTATTGTACCCATTGCTGCGATATCGGACAGAAATATATGCCTGAAATCAAGACAAAGGAACTTTCACAGATTACTCTTGAGATGCTTGCAACACTTAATATTCTTACGAAGCAGAAAGACAGGCTCATTGAGATAACTGTGGACGGACATATATCCGAAGATGAAAAGATTGATTTTTTGAATATACGGAATAATCTCGACGATATGGCGCTTGCTATTGAGTCATTAAAATTATGGATAAGAAATACAATAGACTAA
- the spoIIID gene encoding sporulation transcriptional regulator SpoIIID encodes MKGYIEERAVKVAQYIVDNNATVRQTAKMFGISKSTIHKDVSCRINYINPSLASEARKVLDINKSERHIRGGMATKEKYLCKNKS; translated from the coding sequence ATGAAAGGATATATTGAAGAAAGAGCTGTTAAAGTAGCCCAGTATATTGTTGACAACAACGCAACCGTAAGGCAGACTGCTAAAATGTTTGGTATCAGCAAAAGTACAATACATAAGGATGTTTCATGCCGCATAAATTATATCAATCCCTCCCTTGCCTCTGAAGCCAGAAAGGTACTGGATATTAATAAATCCGAACGTCATATCAGGGGCGGCATGGCCACTAAGGAAAAATATCTTTGTAAAAACAAATCATAA
- a CDS encoding UTP--glucose-1-phosphate uridylyltransferase, whose translation MNYNEAFDTLKKYGQEHVLDYYDELDDSDRKELLRQISMTDFEFAKAGHDNRKAEKRGIITPISVTTVDEINSSKEHYMAVGKDAIAKGKVGAVLLAGGMGTRLGSDKPKGVFDIGITRHVYIFERLIENLMDVVNETGSYVHLFVMTSEKNNTDTIEFFKEKNYFGYPCDYIHFFVQDMAPASDYEGRFLMESKSRIATSPNGNGGWYLSLKKAGYDKIIAGAGIEWLNVFAVDNVLQRIADPCFVGATISNNCVCGSKVIRKVNKDEKVGVLCLEDNHPSIVEYYELTDEMKNAVNEKGEPAYNFGVILNYLFKTEELDRIAAMKLPPHVVEKKIACIDADGNEVNPEEPNGYKYETLILDMIKLLDSCLAYEVVREKEFAPIKNKTGVDSVESARELLKKNGIEL comes from the coding sequence ATGAATTATAATGAAGCATTTGATACTTTAAAAAAATACGGTCAGGAACATGTACTTGATTATTATGATGAACTTGATGACAGCGACAGGAAGGAACTGTTAAGGCAGATAAGCATGACGGATTTTGAATTTGCAAAAGCCGGACACGACAATAGAAAAGCCGAAAAAAGGGGCATTATTACACCAATAAGTGTTACAACCGTGGATGAGATAAATTCCTCAAAAGAACATTATATGGCTGTAGGTAAGGACGCTATTGCAAAAGGAAAAGTGGGTGCTGTCCTTTTAGCGGGAGGAATGGGTACACGACTCGGTTCCGATAAGCCAAAAGGTGTTTTTGACATAGGAATTACCAGACACGTATATATTTTTGAACGACTGATAGAGAATCTCATGGATGTGGTTAATGAAACAGGTTCGTATGTACATCTGTTTGTGATGACAAGTGAAAAAAACAACACAGATACAATTGAATTTTTTAAAGAAAAAAATTACTTTGGATATCCTTGCGATTATATCCATTTCTTTGTACAGGACATGGCACCTGCAAGCGATTACGAGGGCAGATTCCTTATGGAATCAAAGTCGAGAATAGCAACATCTCCTAATGGAAACGGCGGCTGGTATTTGTCCCTTAAGAAAGCAGGATATGATAAAATTATTGCCGGAGCCGGAATAGAATGGCTTAATGTTTTTGCGGTGGATAATGTTTTACAACGTATTGCAGACCCATGTTTTGTGGGTGCAACAATATCCAATAATTGTGTATGTGGTTCAAAAGTAATAAGAAAAGTCAATAAAGACGAAAAAGTAGGTGTGCTCTGTCTTGAGGATAATCATCCGTCAATAGTTGAATATTATGAATTAACAGACGAAATGAAAAATGCGGTAAACGAAAAGGGCGAGCCGGCATATAATTTCGGAGTGATTCTTAATTACCTTTTTAAGACGGAGGAACTTGACAGAATTGCAGCCATGAAGCTTCCGCCACATGTGGTTGAAAAGAAGATTGCGTGTATAGATGCGGACGGTAACGAGGTTAATCCCGAGGAACCAAACGGTTACAAGTATGAAACACTTATTCTCGATATGATTAAGCTGCTTGATTCGTGTCTGGCGTATGAAGTAGTGAGGGAAAAAGAATTTGCACCTATTAAGAATAAAACCGGAGTGGATTCGGTTGAAAGTGCAAGAGAACTTCTTAAGAAAAACGGAATTGAATTATAA
- a CDS encoding sugar transferase, with amino-acid sequence MYQKKQYIQNVILLFTDMLAVICSYFMAAFFWTGFIRKLDVMEFAETKERFGMVLIAFAVVYMVFNTNRKFIERKIFEEFVQCIKLNILFAAAYAIMLFIGDSFDTASRGVYICTVVFNIFLMFFFRILVRIYLVKIYKNHKKTSQLFIITTSGNIENVIDNMKRNVEWTNRISGMAVMDKNFTGRVYHNIPVVAGCDDVLTYIKGQIIDEVFIETDEISNKELSKLVMELENMGTTVHLSFHALDSFNDFNKSLSMLGDIPVLTFANNFYNPWSLAVKRLIDIIGSLVGIAITLIVSIFVAPAILIESRGPLIFKQRRVGKNGRFFYVYKFRSMYKDAEERKKALMEQNEMKGLMFKMTDDPRITKVGKFIRKTSIDELPQFFNVLKGDMSLVGTRPPTVDEFRQYEGYHKRRLSMKPGMTGMWQVSGRSDIEDFEEVVKLDLEYIDNWSIGLDFKILFKTIAVVFHHGGAK; translated from the coding sequence ATGTACCAGAAGAAGCAATATATCCAGAACGTTATTTTGTTGTTTACAGATATGCTCGCAGTAATATGCAGTTATTTTATGGCAGCATTTTTCTGGACAGGTTTTATAAGAAAATTAGATGTAATGGAATTTGCTGAGACAAAGGAACGTTTCGGCATGGTTCTTATTGCTTTCGCAGTAGTTTATATGGTTTTTAATACCAACAGAAAATTCATCGAAAGAAAGATATTCGAGGAATTTGTACAGTGTATTAAGCTTAATATATTATTTGCTGCGGCATACGCAATAATGCTGTTTATCGGTGACAGTTTTGATACCGCGTCAAGAGGTGTTTACATCTGTACAGTTGTATTTAACATATTTCTGATGTTTTTCTTCAGAATACTTGTAAGAATATACCTTGTAAAAATATATAAGAACCACAAGAAAACAAGCCAGCTTTTTATCATTACAACCTCGGGCAATATAGAGAATGTGATTGATAATATGAAAAGGAATGTTGAGTGGACAAACAGGATAAGCGGTATGGCGGTGATGGATAAGAATTTTACCGGCAGGGTGTATCATAATATTCCTGTAGTTGCAGGGTGTGATGATGTTCTGACATATATAAAAGGGCAGATTATAGATGAAGTTTTTATAGAGACAGATGAGATATCCAATAAAGAATTAAGTAAACTTGTTATGGAACTTGAAAATATGGGAACAACGGTGCATTTAAGTTTCCATGCCTTGGACAGCTTCAATGACTTTAATAAGAGTCTTTCAATGCTGGGAGATATTCCGGTTCTTACATTCGCCAATAATTTTTATAATCCCTGGAGTCTGGCGGTCAAACGACTGATAGACATTATAGGTTCTCTTGTGGGTATAGCAATAACACTGATTGTAAGTATTTTTGTGGCACCTGCTATCTTAATCGAGTCAAGAGGACCACTTATTTTCAAACAGAGAAGAGTAGGAAAAAACGGACGTTTTTTCTATGTATATAAATTCCGCTCAATGTATAAGGATGCAGAAGAACGGAAAAAAGCACTTATGGAGCAGAATGAGATGAAGGGTCTTATGTTTAAGATGACTGACGACCCAAGAATTACCAAAGTAGGTAAATTTATCCGTAAGACAAGCATAGATGAGCTTCCCCAGTTTTTTAACGTATTAAAAGGCGATATGAGCCTTGTGGGAACAAGACCTCCTACCGTGGATGAATTCAGGCAGTACGAGGGTTATCATAAAAGGAGACTCAGTATGAAACCGGGAATGACTGGAATGTGGCAGGTCAGTGGAAGAAGCGACATAGAAGATTTTGAAGAAGTAGTTAAGCTGGATCTTGAGTACATAGATAACTGGAGCATAGGACTGGATTTTAAAATCCTGTTTAAGACAATCGCTGTGGTATTTCACCATGGAGGAGCAAAATAA
- a CDS encoding LCP family protein, translated as MSTEAKKEKKLRNYKIKKALLISGIALLAVQLVATVVFMVILSKVRIVPKDYVIMIDVLLVLILTVVTITQRWVLPGIITKIISLLLSVVLIVGSVYLNATYGAFKKATDINYTTTSINVYVRADSKYEKLEDVKSEEFGIMKSLDRENTDEVVNKIQTEIDTTVKTKEYDDVQSLVKALYDKEVNVIILGTSHLGILDSLDEFKNFKTFTKVIASYEMKKDIKNNDKKDDDYLNSDDVVTLYLSGIDVDGPPTENRNSDVNIIMTLNTRTGQILLLNTPRDYYVPTSVSNGEPDKLTHAGCYGIDCSVETLEMLYGINIDYYIKLNFTGFKSIIDSLHGVDVYSEFEFTSQNVKGYHFVQGYNHMDGEAALVFSRERYSFPTGDNQRGKNQMAVVNAVVKKLASSELLKNYTEVLDSISSSMVTDMSMDEIARLVDIQLKKNISWDIMQFAVTGSNGNLPCYSLKSPNYVMIPDDAVVEQAKTYLKKIHDNERVVIE; from the coding sequence ATGAGTACAGAGGCGAAAAAAGAAAAAAAATTACGAAATTATAAAATAAAAAAAGCTTTATTGATTTCGGGTATTGCATTGTTAGCAGTACAGCTTGTAGCGACAGTTGTTTTTATGGTAATATTGTCAAAAGTCAGGATTGTTCCCAAAGACTATGTGATAATGATAGATGTACTTCTGGTGCTTATACTCACGGTCGTAACGATAACCCAGAGGTGGGTACTGCCGGGAATTATAACAAAGATTATATCACTTCTTTTATCCGTCGTGCTTATTGTGGGTTCTGTGTATCTTAATGCAACTTACGGAGCATTTAAAAAAGCTACCGATATTAATTATACTACCACAAGTATTAATGTATATGTCAGGGCAGACAGCAAATACGAGAAACTTGAAGATGTTAAATCAGAAGAATTCGGTATAATGAAGTCATTAGACAGGGAAAATACCGATGAAGTAGTTAATAAGATACAGACAGAAATCGATACCACCGTTAAGACAAAGGAATATGACGATGTACAGTCACTTGTGAAAGCTTTATATGATAAAGAAGTTAATGTAATTATCCTTGGCACAAGCCACCTTGGAATACTTGATTCACTTGATGAATTCAAGAATTTTAAGACATTTACAAAGGTGATTGCATCGTATGAAATGAAAAAAGATATTAAAAATAATGACAAAAAAGATGATGATTATCTGAATTCGGATGACGTGGTTACACTATACCTGAGCGGAATTGACGTTGACGGACCTCCAACTGAGAACCGTAACAGTGATGTAAATATCATTATGACTCTTAACACCCGTACAGGACAGATACTTCTCCTTAACACACCTAGAGATTATTATGTGCCTACAAGTGTATCAAACGGAGAACCGGATAAACTTACCCATGCAGGATGTTATGGTATTGACTGTTCTGTTGAGACACTTGAGATGCTTTACGGAATAAATATCGATTACTATATCAAGCTTAATTTTACAGGCTTTAAGAGCATAATAGATTCACTTCATGGAGTAGACGTATATTCTGAATTTGAATTTACATCCCAGAATGTCAAGGGTTACCATTTTGTACAGGGCTATAACCACATGGACGGAGAAGCAGCACTTGTATTTTCAAGAGAAAGATATTCTTTCCCAACAGGTGATAACCAGAGAGGTAAGAACCAGATGGCGGTAGTTAATGCTGTTGTTAAGAAACTTGCTTCTTCTGAATTGCTGAAGAACTACACAGAGGTACTTGATTCAATTTCATCAAGTATGGTAACCGATATGTCAATGGATGAGATTGCCAGACTTGTGGATATCCAGCTCAAGAAAAATATCTCATGGGATATTATGCAGTTTGCGGTAACCGGTTCCAACGGAAACCTTCCATGTTATTCGCTTAAGAGCCCTAACTATGTAATGATTCCTGATGATGCTGTTGTCGAACAGGCAAAAACATACCTTAAAAAGATTCATGATAACGAAAGAGTAGTAATAGAATAG